A genomic segment from Pseudanabaena sp. BC1403 encodes:
- a CDS encoding J domain-containing protein encodes MARQSKSTNPAATSSQGYLGLSDLRNRLNFLEKENDKLLKQIESNRTKLNNLNDSIKDVGIQIAQRIAPFRQKILELDHQIHDVFKEIFAGRKLGKKSRKDIESVYYHLQADGLISPQKLPTAADVEVDDSEDESEWRGYERRSHQEVMEDIARPDRDDLKKIRQLFLRLADRFHPDKVTDEVEKAFRTEVMKEINLAYQNGDLARLLEIEKQQELEALIDRDSSDDLTRHCAKVESENSFLKEQLATLKQQLKLTKKTQQGEMTAVFKKITKYGGDPIGEALFEVEAHVEVVEQLHKFVLDFRDRRITIQEFLRVPTDLMQQQMTEEELMLEFLSQFQR; translated from the coding sequence ATGGCGCGACAATCTAAATCCACTAATCCTGCTGCTACCTCTTCTCAAGGTTATCTTGGGCTTTCTGACTTGAGGAATCGGCTCAATTTTTTGGAAAAGGAAAATGATAAACTGCTCAAACAAATTGAGTCAAACCGTACTAAGTTAAACAATCTCAACGATAGCATTAAGGATGTTGGGATTCAGATCGCTCAACGCATCGCCCCTTTTCGTCAAAAAATATTGGAACTCGATCACCAAATTCATGATGTATTTAAGGAAATCTTTGCTGGCAGAAAGTTAGGGAAGAAATCTCGAAAAGATATCGAGTCAGTTTACTATCATCTCCAAGCAGATGGGCTGATCAGTCCTCAAAAGTTGCCTACTGCTGCTGATGTGGAAGTTGATGATTCTGAGGATGAGTCGGAATGGAGAGGCTATGAGAGGAGATCGCATCAGGAAGTTATGGAAGATATTGCAAGACCCGATCGAGATGATCTAAAAAAGATTCGCCAGCTTTTTTTGCGCCTAGCCGATCGCTTTCATCCCGACAAAGTTACTGATGAAGTGGAAAAAGCTTTTCGTACTGAGGTGATGAAGGAAATTAATCTGGCTTATCAAAATGGCGATTTGGCTAGGCTTTTGGAGATCGAAAAGCAGCAGGAGTTGGAGGCATTGATCGATCGCGATAGTTCCGATGATCTGACCCGACATTGCGCAAAGGTGGAGTCAGAAAATTCTTTTCTCAAAGAACAGCTTGCTACGCTCAAGCAGCAACTTAAACTCACAAAGAAAACTCAACAGGGCGAAATGACTGCTGTTTTTAAGAAGATCACTAAATATGGCGGAGATCCTATTGGTGAAGCTCTATTTGAGGTTGAGGCTCATGTCGAAGTCGTTGAACAATTACATAAATTTGTGCTTGATTTTCGCGATCGCCGCATCACAATTCAAGAGTTTTTGAGGGTGCCTACAGATTTAATGCAGCAGCAAATGACGGAAGAGGAGTTGATGTTAGAGTTTTTATCGCAATTTCAGCGGTAA
- a CDS encoding YhcG family protein produces MTIEVTEDYRSLLVAVKYRIRAAQYEALKAVNRELMALYWDIGELIVTRQESTGWGKSVVEQLAQDLQVEFHGMAGFSARNIWNMRNFYVTYRTNEKLQPLVAEIGWTHNLVILEKCKDDLQREFYIRMTQKFGWTKNVLIHQIENKTYEKTLLNQTNFDHTLSEEMRDRAKLAVKDVYTFDFLELADEHSERELEKAILTRVEPFLQEMGGMFTFVGSQYRLEISDEEYFIDLLLYHRGLKCLVAVELKIGKFLPEYVGKMQFYLAALDDRVRLEGENAAIGIILCKSKDRTIVEYALRQSNQAIGVATYQIVSSLPLELQGQLPAPEQVARLLGEM; encoded by the coding sequence ATGACAATTGAAGTTACAGAAGATTATCGAAGTTTGTTAGTGGCGGTGAAGTATCGGATTCGTGCTGCTCAGTATGAGGCTTTAAAGGCGGTTAATCGAGAGTTAATGGCGCTTTATTGGGATATTGGTGAGTTGATCGTTACTCGTCAAGAGAGCACTGGTTGGGGTAAGTCAGTGGTGGAACAATTAGCTCAGGATTTGCAGGTCGAGTTTCATGGGATGGCTGGATTTTCGGCGCGAAATATTTGGAATATGCGAAATTTTTATGTAACCTACCGCACAAATGAAAAACTGCAACCATTGGTTGCAGAAATTGGCTGGACTCATAATTTGGTGATCTTAGAGAAGTGTAAGGACGATTTGCAGAGAGAGTTTTACATTCGCATGACACAAAAATTTGGCTGGACAAAAAATGTGTTGATTCACCAAATTGAGAACAAGACCTACGAAAAAACTTTGCTGAATCAAACAAATTTCGATCACACTTTGTCAGAGGAGATGCGCGATCGCGCCAAACTTGCGGTTAAGGATGTATACACATTTGATTTTCTGGAATTAGCGGATGAACATAGTGAACGCGAACTTGAGAAGGCGATTTTGACAAGGGTGGAACCATTTTTACAAGAGATGGGTGGGATGTTTACTTTTGTGGGTAGTCAATATCGTCTAGAGATTAGTGATGAGGAGTATTTTATTGATTTGTTGTTGTATCACCGTGGGCTGAAGTGTTTGGTGGCGGTTGAGTTAAAAATCGGGAAGTTTTTGCCTGAATATGTGGGGAAGATGCAGTTCTATTTGGCGGCTTTGGACGATCGCGTGAGGTTGGAGGGTGAGAATGCGGCGATTGGGATTATTCTTTGTAAGTCGAAGGATCGGACGATTGTGGAGTATGCGCTGCGGCAGTCGAATCAAGCGATCGGGGTTGCCACTTATCAAATTGTGTCGTCTTTGCCGTTGGAGTTGCAGGGACAGTTGCCTGCTCCAGAGCAGGTGGCTAGGTTGTTAGGGGAAATGTAG
- a CDS encoding NB-ARC domain-containing protein has product MDWKTFLEDMSDRLRLTPEQRRVFLERLADENFEEGDAMIATQLRIGVSALKKHMSEIYDRAGREFPSLAKIESRGKLIELRACLKKACKEAASNQKIEAEINAQIPPELESLESKSSLQTTQKSPLKAGAPFPRVRLPDNFVERTDALKAVKAKLLAVDERTLVVSAIAGLGGLGKSVLAAALVQDLEVQARFADGILWVTLGQSPDLQTLLGDWIRELDKSREAFSANTLESASRYLHNLLAERQMLLVVDDVWNAAHAEWFRVGGEGCRVLVTTREAQIEGADTYSLALMSESEAIALVRQKLGTKWRSEQEVEVKAFAKLLGRLPLALDLATNQVRDGLSWEELRSEFEAERRSVVSGIGRRSRALNLLDSSEKWDDLDENAQRKYSLQACFNLSLKRLNHDQLQQFAWLGVLPEDVNLNSRMAEVLWDLPPLQAKKILIMLRNRSFLTDGVATIAEEPTYRVHDLMHDMARSLNEEGLLSSEPVPPLQLAHRQFLERYRERASNHRWDGLPNDGYIHRHLTWHLEQANWDDELHALMSMSDAKGRNAWFEACDRLGQPAIFVDDVARGWKIAERGYEGNRAGAIVLQCRYALITATLNSLVENLPIDMMAEFVKQSFWTVEQAWAYVEQMQNEHKISESIRALVSYLSKSLFQVALQTAREIKDEYSRARVLSELAKSDSAYFDEALQTAREIKDEYSRARVLSELAEIDSAYFDEALQAAREIKDESSRAWVLRKLAKIDSAYFDEALQAAREIKDEYSRAWVLSKLAEIDSAYFDEALQAAREIKGEYSRASVLSELAKIDSAYFDVLLQAAREIKDESRRASVLSELAKIDSAYFDEALQAARKMEDEDGRASVLSKLAKIDSAYFDEALQAAREIKGEYSRASVLSELAEIDSAYFDVLLQAAREIKDESRRASVLSELAKIDSAYFDEALQAARKMEDEDGRASVLSKLAKIDSAYFDEALQAAREIKGEYSRASVLSELAEIDSAYFDVLLQAAREIKDESRRASVLSELAKIDSAYFDEALQAAREIKDESSRASVLSELAEIDSAYFDEALQAAREIKDEFRRAWVLSKLAKIDSAYFDEALQAAREIKDEFRRAWVLSELAKINSAYFDEALQAAREIKDEDSRAWVLSELAESDSAYFDVLLQAAREIKSEHSRAWVLSKLAKQSPQNFLSNIYEAILAIVHKPSRAEAISSYISQLSPPYAEWQTHLHILAHRQRSDLMKDFVTLYPAILHLGGTAAVSGVIDAMRQVCSQWK; this is encoded by the coding sequence ATGGATTGGAAAACTTTTCTTGAAGATATGAGCGATCGCTTACGCCTGACTCCAGAGCAGCGTAGGGTCTTTTTAGAGCGACTAGCCGATGAGAATTTTGAAGAGGGTGACGCTATGATTGCAACTCAACTCAGAATTGGTGTATCAGCTCTAAAGAAACACATGAGCGAAATTTACGATCGCGCAGGTCGAGAGTTTCCGTCATTAGCGAAGATCGAGAGTCGTGGAAAGCTAATAGAGCTACGGGCTTGTCTGAAGAAAGCCTGTAAAGAAGCTGCCTCAAACCAAAAGATCGAGGCGGAAATTAATGCTCAAATTCCGCCAGAGTTAGAAAGCTTAGAGAGCAAGAGCAGTCTGCAAACTACCCAAAAATCACCACTCAAAGCGGGTGCACCATTTCCAAGGGTACGGTTGCCTGATAACTTTGTGGAGCGAACAGATGCCTTGAAGGCGGTGAAGGCAAAACTCTTGGCGGTAGATGAGCGGACGTTGGTGGTTAGCGCGATCGCGGGTTTGGGAGGTCTGGGGAAGTCGGTCTTAGCGGCGGCGTTGGTGCAGGATCTAGAGGTACAGGCGCGGTTTGCGGATGGGATTTTGTGGGTGACTTTGGGGCAGAGTCCCGATCTCCAGACTTTGTTGGGGGATTGGATCAGGGAGTTGGATAAGTCACGGGAAGCTTTTAGCGCCAACACTTTAGAGTCAGCCTCGCGATATTTGCACAATCTGCTGGCGGAGCGGCAAATGTTGCTGGTGGTGGATGATGTCTGGAATGCCGCCCATGCGGAATGGTTTCGGGTTGGGGGTGAGGGCTGTCGGGTATTGGTGACGACACGGGAGGCTCAGATCGAGGGTGCGGACACTTATTCCTTAGCGTTGATGTCAGAATCTGAGGCGATCGCACTGGTGAGGCAAAAGTTAGGAACCAAGTGGCGGTCTGAGCAGGAGGTGGAGGTTAAAGCCTTTGCTAAGTTATTGGGTCGTTTGCCCTTGGCGTTAGATTTAGCGACAAATCAGGTGCGCGATGGTTTGAGTTGGGAGGAGTTGCGATCGGAGTTTGAGGCAGAGCGGCGATCGGTGGTATCGGGGATTGGGCGGCGATCGCGGGCGCTAAATCTGTTGGACTCTTCTGAGAAATGGGATGATTTGGATGAGAATGCCCAGCGTAAATATAGTTTGCAAGCTTGTTTTAATTTGAGTCTAAAGCGGCTGAATCACGATCAATTGCAACAATTTGCTTGGTTGGGGGTGTTACCAGAGGATGTGAATCTCAATAGTCGCATGGCTGAGGTGCTATGGGATTTACCACCGTTGCAAGCAAAGAAGATATTGATCATGCTACGAAATCGCTCGTTCCTGACGGATGGGGTGGCGACGATCGCGGAGGAGCCGACCTATCGAGTACATGATCTCATGCATGATATGGCGCGTAGCCTGAACGAAGAGGGGCTTCTTAGCTCTGAGCCTGTTCCGCCGTTACAACTTGCCCATCGGCAATTTCTGGAACGCTATCGAGAACGCGCATCAAATCACCGTTGGGATGGATTGCCTAATGATGGCTATATTCATCGTCATTTGACTTGGCATTTGGAACAGGCGAATTGGGATGATGAACTCCATGCTCTGATGTCGATGAGTGATGCTAAAGGACGCAATGCTTGGTTTGAAGCGTGCGATCGCCTTGGGCAACCTGCGATTTTTGTGGATGATGTGGCGCGGGGCTGGAAAATTGCGGAGCGTGGTTACGAAGGCAATCGGGCTGGGGCGATCGTCTTGCAATGTCGGTATGCGCTGATTACGGCAACGTTGAATAGTTTGGTGGAGAATTTGCCGATCGACATGATGGCGGAGTTTGTTAAGCAAAGCTTTTGGACGGTAGAGCAGGCTTGGGCTTATGTGGAGCAAATGCAAAATGAGCACAAGATCTCAGAATCTATTCGAGCATTAGTATCCTATCTATCCAAGTCATTGTTTCAAGTAGCTTTGCAAACAGCTAGGGAAATAAAGGATGAGTACAGTCGGGCAAGGGTATTGAGCGAACTGGCTAAGAGCGATTCCGCTTACTTTGATGAAGCTTTGCAAACAGCTAGGGAAATAAAGGATGAGTACAGTCGGGCAAGGGTATTGAGCGAACTGGCTGAGATCGATTCTGCTTACTTTGATGAAGCTTTGCAAGCAGCTAGGGAAATTAAGGATGAGTCCAGTCGGGCATGGGTATTGAGAAAACTGGCTAAGATCGATTCTGCTTACTTTGATGAAGCTTTGCAAGCAGCTAGGGAAATTAAGGATGAGTACAGTCGGGCATGGGTATTGAGCAAACTGGCTGAGATCGATTCTGCTTACTTTGATGAAGCTTTGCAAGCAGCTAGGGAAATTAAGGGTGAGTACAGTCGGGCATCGGTATTGAGCGAACTGGCTAAGATCGATTCTGCTTACTTTGATGTGCTGTTGCAAGCAGCTAGGGAAATTAAGGATGAGTCCAGGCGGGCATCAGTATTGAGCGAACTGGCTAAGATCGATTCCGCTTACTTTGATGAAGCTTTGCAAGCAGCTAGGAAAATGGAGGATGAGGACGGTCGGGCATCGGTATTGAGCAAACTGGCTAAGATCGATTCTGCTTACTTTGATGAAGCTTTGCAAGCAGCTAGGGAAATTAAGGGTGAGTACAGTCGGGCATCGGTATTGAGCGAACTGGCTGAGATCGATTCTGCTTACTTTGATGTGCTGTTGCAAGCAGCTAGGGAAATTAAGGATGAGTCCAGGCGGGCATCAGTATTGAGCGAACTGGCTAAGATCGATTCCGCTTACTTTGATGAAGCTTTGCAAGCAGCTAGGAAAATGGAGGATGAGGACGGTCGGGCATCGGTATTGAGCAAACTGGCTAAGATCGATTCTGCTTACTTTGATGAAGCTTTGCAAGCAGCTAGGGAAATTAAGGGTGAGTACAGTCGGGCATCGGTATTGAGCGAACTGGCTGAGATCGATTCTGCTTACTTTGATGTGCTGTTGCAAGCAGCTAGGGAAATTAAGGATGAGTCCAGGCGGGCATCAGTATTGAGCGAACTGGCTAAGATCGATTCCGCTTACTTTGATGAAGCTTTGCAAGCAGCTAGGGAAATTAAGGATGAGTCCAGTCGGGCATCGGTATTGAGCGAACTGGCTGAGATCGATTCTGCTTACTTTGATGAAGCTTTGCAAGCAGCTAGGGAAATTAAGGATGAGTTCAGGCGGGCATGGGTATTGAGCAAACTGGCTAAGATCGATTCTGCTTACTTTGATGAAGCTTTACAAGCAGCTAGGGAAATTAAGGATGAGTTCAGGCGGGCATGGGTATTGAGCGAACTGGCTAAGATCAATTCTGCTTACTTTGATGAAGCTTTGCAAGCAGCTAGGGAAATTAAGGATGAGGACAGTCGGGCATGGGTATTGAGCGAACTGGCTGAGAGCGATTCTGCTTACTTTGATGTGCTGTTGCAAGCAGCTAGGGAAATTAAGAGTGAGCACAGTCGGGCATGGGTATTGAGCAAACTGGCTAAGCAATCTCCTCAAAACTTTCTTTCTAACATCTATGAGGCAATCCTTGCGATTGTTCACAAACCCAGTCGCGCCGAAGCCATTAGTAGTTACATCTCTCAACTGTCTCCACCTTACGCTGAGTGGCAAACTCACCTCCATATCCTCGCTCACCGTCAGCGTTCAGACTTGATGAAAGATTTTGTTACCCTCTATCCCGCGATTCTTCACCTCGGAGGCACAGCAGCAGTAAGTGGTGTTATCGATGCCATGAGGCAAGTCTGTAGCCAGTGGAAGTAA
- the priA gene encoding primosomal protein N', with translation MELFDLTNINCDRYVSVIVDCIGIEDLLTYRIPEDINIQIGDILSVPLGTRHVGAIALKISDTSAIANLDTEIKSVSAVVSSGIFPRTYWEMLIRTADYYRTPVMQTVKTALPPKLLDQSHYRIKVKHENLVPPAAEPNSQLRLPKAAQMVWDFLQEHKHNPKGISRRYIQQKLGRYTSSGLKELQKLEWIDTVLELPNRPQPKYEDVVILLKAPDSEVTIRQAEILTILQHQGGECLKTQLCKIAKTSVSVIQTLANKGYVTIAKQESLRLGGKSHTVKRDRPKDLTPDQDVALQQILKAIADQTAPHFLLHGVTGSGKTEVYLQAIAPVLEAGKSALVLVPEIGLTPQLTDRFRARFGDAKVNVYHSQLSEGERFDTWRLMLTGEAQIVIGTRSAVFAPLSNLGLIVMDEEHDNSFKQDQPQPCYHARTIAEWRSQLENIPLVLGSATPSAEVIYAHQEGKSIYLELPHRIGNKDMPPIEVVDMRDEFKAGNYSILSRKLQNAIAEMLEAKQQGILFIHRRGYSTFVSCRSCGYVAECPNCDVSLSYHDPISPTAHQPKSAHLRCHYCNYTLIQPKACPECGSPYFKHFGSGTQKVEQELAKLFPNIRLIRFDSDTTRNKDQHRLLIDQFRAGEADLLVGTQMLTKGLDIPQVTLVGVVSADGLLNFSDYRAGERAAQTLLQVAGRAGRGEEDGKVIMQTYTPEHPAMQAVQTYQLEAFMQTELEMRAALRYPPMGQMVLIHLSSESDTAVEKSANELAEYLRQLENDWDILGATPATIAKVANRYRWQILLKFAPEILPDVPSLEELRMLVNSKAVRVAIDVDPLTIL, from the coding sequence ATGGAACTATTTGATTTAACAAATATTAATTGCGATCGCTATGTCAGCGTTATCGTTGATTGTATTGGTATTGAGGATTTGCTGACCTATCGCATTCCTGAAGATATTAATATTCAAATAGGAGATATTCTCAGCGTTCCATTAGGTACTCGTCATGTAGGCGCGATCGCATTAAAAATTTCTGACACCTCTGCGATCGCGAATTTAGATACAGAGATTAAATCAGTTAGTGCCGTAGTTAGTTCAGGCATTTTCCCAAGGACTTATTGGGAGATGTTGATTCGCACAGCGGATTATTATCGTACCCCTGTCATGCAGACGGTAAAAACTGCTCTTCCTCCTAAGTTGCTCGATCAGTCTCATTACCGAATCAAAGTAAAACATGAGAATTTAGTTCCGCCTGCGGCGGAACCAAATTCTCAACTAAGACTACCCAAAGCAGCACAAATGGTTTGGGATTTTTTGCAAGAGCATAAGCATAATCCCAAGGGAATTAGTCGTCGTTATATTCAGCAAAAACTTGGTAGATATACTAGTTCAGGCTTAAAGGAACTTCAAAAATTAGAATGGATTGATACAGTTCTAGAACTGCCAAATCGTCCACAGCCTAAGTATGAAGATGTAGTCATTTTACTGAAAGCCCCAGATAGTGAAGTCACTATAAGACAAGCAGAGATTCTCACGATTTTGCAGCATCAAGGTGGGGAATGTTTAAAAACACAATTATGTAAAATCGCGAAGACCTCAGTTTCGGTTATCCAAACTCTGGCGAATAAAGGCTACGTCACGATCGCTAAACAAGAGTCGCTACGATTAGGTGGTAAAAGCCATACGGTCAAACGCGATCGCCCTAAAGATCTCACACCCGATCAAGATGTGGCATTGCAACAAATTTTGAAGGCGATCGCAGATCAAACCGCACCGCATTTTCTCTTACATGGAGTCACAGGCTCAGGTAAAACAGAAGTATATCTGCAAGCGATCGCCCCAGTCCTCGAAGCAGGAAAATCGGCACTAGTTCTCGTTCCTGAAATTGGCTTAACTCCACAACTGACCGATCGCTTTCGCGCGAGATTTGGTGATGCGAAAGTAAATGTTTATCATAGTCAATTATCCGAGGGTGAGCGCTTTGATACATGGCGATTGATGCTCACGGGTGAAGCTCAAATTGTCATCGGTACGCGATCGGCAGTGTTTGCACCACTCTCAAATTTAGGCTTAATTGTGATGGATGAGGAGCATGACAATAGTTTTAAGCAAGATCAGCCTCAGCCCTGTTACCATGCGCGCACGATCGCAGAATGGCGATCGCAATTAGAAAATATCCCCCTTGTCCTTGGTTCCGCAACTCCTTCAGCGGAAGTAATCTATGCTCATCAAGAAGGTAAATCTATCTATCTAGAACTTCCACACCGCATTGGCAACAAAGACATGCCACCGATTGAAGTTGTGGATATGCGTGATGAATTTAAAGCTGGCAATTATTCAATTTTGAGTCGCAAGTTGCAAAATGCGATCGCGGAGATGCTCGAAGCCAAACAGCAAGGAATTCTCTTCATCCATCGACGCGGCTATAGTACTTTTGTATCCTGTAGATCATGTGGCTACGTAGCGGAATGCCCTAACTGTGATGTTTCACTCTCCTATCACGATCCCATCTCACCTACTGCCCATCAACCAAAATCTGCCCATTTACGCTGCCATTATTGTAACTACACTCTAATTCAGCCCAAGGCTTGTCCTGAATGCGGTTCACCATATTTCAAGCATTTTGGTAGTGGAACTCAAAAAGTGGAACAGGAACTCGCAAAATTATTCCCAAATATTCGCTTGATTCGCTTTGACAGTGATACAACGCGCAATAAGGATCAGCATCGCTTATTAATCGATCAGTTTCGGGCTGGAGAAGCAGATTTATTAGTGGGAACGCAAATGCTAACTAAGGGTTTAGATATTCCTCAAGTAACTTTAGTGGGTGTAGTATCGGCAGATGGATTATTAAACTTCTCGGATTATCGCGCAGGAGAGAGAGCCGCCCAAACCTTGCTACAGGTGGCAGGTCGCGCAGGTCGTGGCGAAGAAGATGGCAAAGTAATCATGCAAACCTATACGCCTGAACATCCTGCCATGCAAGCGGTACAAACCTATCAACTAGAAGCATTTATGCAGACTGAGTTAGAAATGCGTGCTGCTTTGCGCTATCCACCGATGGGACAGATGGTGTTGATTCATCTCAGTAGTGAGAGTGATACCGCCGTTGAGAAGTCAGCTAATGAATTAGCGGAATATTTGCGTCAATTAGAGAATGATTGGGACATTTTAGGAGCAACTCCCGCCACGATCGCTAAGGTTGCAAATCGTTATCGTTGGCAGATTTTGCTTAAGTTTGCTCCTGAAATTTTGCCTGATGTCCCAAGTCTAGAAGAGTTGCGAATGTTGGTTAATTCTAAGGCTGTGCGAGTTGCGATCGATGTCGATCCACTCACCATTTTGTAG
- a CDS encoding Uma2 family endonuclease yields the protein MVSQLSKPDIIYPESDGKPMADNTKQFRWILTIQQNIDWLYSNDPQVFVAGDLLWYPVEGQPQTTAAPDTMVIFGRPKGDRGSYKQWEENNIAPQVVFEILSPSNKSVDMARKLLFYDRYGVEEYYIYNPDNNDLEVLIRNDGNLDRIPESHDWVSPRLGIRFDLTDELQIYRPDGTKFYSYIEINTMLEQECLRANQESLRAEQEFLRAEQERQRAEQASEQLNEMEAMLKQYRDRFGELPK from the coding sequence ATGGTTAGCCAACTGAGCAAGCCTGACATCATCTATCCCGAAAGTGACGGGAAACCTATGGCAGACAATACTAAGCAGTTTCGATGGATTTTGACAATCCAGCAAAATATTGACTGGCTATACAGTAATGATCCTCAAGTATTCGTTGCTGGCGACTTACTTTGGTATCCCGTTGAGGGACAACCCCAAACTACTGCGGCTCCTGACACGATGGTGATATTTGGTCGTCCTAAAGGCGATCGCGGATCATACAAACAATGGGAAGAGAATAATATTGCTCCTCAAGTTGTCTTTGAGATTCTCTCGCCTAGCAATAAATCTGTAGACATGGCAAGAAAGCTACTTTTTTATGATCGCTACGGCGTTGAAGAATATTACATCTACAATCCTGACAATAACGATCTAGAAGTTTTGATTAGAAACGATGGCAATTTGGATCGCATTCCCGAATCTCATGATTGGGTGAGCCCTCGATTAGGTATTCGCTTTGATCTCACCGATGAGCTACAAATTTATCGTCCAGACGGAACTAAGTTTTATTCTTATATCGAAATCAATACTATGCTGGAGCAGGAATGCTTACGCGCAAATCAAGAGAGTCTCAGGGCTGAGCAGGAGTTTTTACGGGCTGAGCAAGAACGCCAACGAGCTGAGCAAGCCTCAGAACAACTTAATGAAATGGAAGCGATGCTTAAACAATATCGCGATCGCTTTGGCGAACTGCCTAAATAA
- a CDS encoding lipopolysaccharide assembly protein LapB, which yields MTQRTARQWIINGVLIVVTLSFLGVSIAPLIGGLFSSPNPQAANNANANTSEQDRIKIQIEGFEAVLKSDPKNQTALIGLVNLRNQLGKTKETIEPLQTLADTFPDQPEYRMTLARTYIELKDPKNASAEYRKILTTKPGFIPAIQSIVSIELTDKRPEAAIGILQDTLKTAETANKVQANAVDTGSVRWILGEVYRQQDRIDEAIATYDQMIKESAKDFRPYVGKAQLRQIQGKEDEAKKLFDKGLELAPAEFKDEVKRLAALSPQKAPFTNPAQAPSNAPVKKP from the coding sequence GTGACACAACGTACAGCAAGGCAATGGATTATTAACGGTGTCTTAATCGTAGTTACGCTCTCGTTTTTAGGCGTATCGATCGCACCACTGATCGGTGGGTTATTTTCATCACCTAATCCGCAAGCAGCTAATAACGCCAACGCAAATACCTCAGAGCAAGATCGGATCAAAATCCAGATCGAGGGTTTTGAAGCCGTACTAAAAAGCGATCCTAAAAATCAAACTGCGCTGATTGGCCTTGTAAATCTCAGAAACCAACTTGGCAAGACGAAAGAAACCATTGAACCATTACAAACCCTTGCTGATACTTTTCCTGATCAGCCCGAATATCGGATGACCTTAGCGCGTACTTACATTGAGCTTAAAGACCCTAAAAATGCGTCAGCAGAGTATCGCAAGATTTTGACCACCAAACCAGGGTTTATTCCCGCCATCCAAAGTATCGTTAGCATTGAGCTAACCGACAAGCGCCCTGAAGCCGCGATCGGTATTCTCCAAGATACTCTCAAGACTGCGGAAACAGCCAACAAAGTTCAAGCAAATGCTGTGGATACTGGTTCAGTTCGTTGGATTTTAGGTGAAGTCTATCGTCAACAAGATCGTATTGATGAGGCGATCGCTACTTATGATCAAATGATCAAAGAAAGCGCTAAAGACTTTCGTCCTTATGTTGGCAAGGCACAATTGAGACAAATCCAAGGTAAAGAAGATGAAGCCAAGAAATTGTTTGATAAAGGCTTAGAGTTGGCTCCTGCTGAATTTAAAGACGAGGTAAAGCGTCTTGCTGCTCTTTCTCCACAAAAGGCTCCATTCACTAATCCAGCGCAAGCACCTAGTAATGCTCCTGTTAAGAAACCATAA
- the fmt gene encoding methionyl-tRNA formyltransferase: MRIVFFGTPDFAVPTLEKLLSEPDFEVVGVVSQPDTRRGRGNQVSPPPVKAAAIAKTLDLGSDLKIWQPDRLKKDKTVHEALEALEADVFVVVAYGQILSQKILNMPKHGCINVHGSLLPKYRGAAPIQWAIANGEKFTGITTMQMDAGIDTGAMLLKAELEILPEDNTDTLSLKLANLGANLLIDTLRRLDTITPEAQDDALSCYSPMIGREDWELDWNLEAIALHNRIRAFYPNCYTDFRGQRLKVTKTEVIAESESLAPVGKVIEIRKGKGFVVQTGKGLLLIKEVQPAGKKLQSGWDFVNGARIAIGESLS, from the coding sequence ATGCGTATTGTATTTTTTGGAACTCCCGATTTTGCTGTTCCGACCTTAGAAAAATTATTGTCCGAGCCAGATTTTGAAGTGGTGGGCGTGGTATCGCAACCCGATACAAGGCGTGGTCGCGGCAACCAAGTTAGTCCACCACCAGTAAAAGCCGCCGCGATCGCAAAAACTCTTGATCTTGGCTCTGATCTCAAAATCTGGCAGCCCGATCGCCTCAAAAAAGATAAAACTGTACATGAGGCACTTGAGGCGCTCGAGGCTGATGTATTTGTAGTAGTTGCCTATGGACAGATTCTCTCGCAAAAAATACTGAATATGCCGAAGCATGGGTGCATTAATGTACATGGCTCACTCTTGCCAAAATATCGTGGTGCAGCTCCGATTCAATGGGCGATCGCTAATGGCGAAAAGTTCACAGGCATTACGACCATGCAAATGGATGCGGGCATTGATACAGGTGCAATGTTACTCAAAGCAGAACTAGAAATATTGCCTGAAGATAATACGGATACTTTGAGTTTGAAATTAGCTAATTTAGGCGCAAATTTGTTAATTGATACTCTGCGTCGATTAGATACGATTACGCCTGAGGCTCAGGATGATGCTTTATCTTGCTATTCGCCAATGATTGGGCGAGAGGATTGGGAACTTGACTGGAATCTAGAGGCGATCGCATTGCATAATCGTATTCGTGCTTTCTATCCAAATTGCTACACAGATTTTCGTGGGCAAAGATTGAAAGTCACGAAGACAGAAGTTATTGCCGAAAGCGAGAGTCTTGCTCCTGTGGGAAAAGTGATAGAGATTCGTAAAGGGAAAGGATTTGTGGTGCAGACTGGGAAAGGGCTATTGCTAATTAAAGAAGTACAACCTGCGGGTAAGAAATTGCAGTCAGGTTGGGATTTTGTTAATGGCGCAAGAATTGCGATCGGTGAATCTCTTTCATAA